From Haloglomus litoreum, the proteins below share one genomic window:
- the arcS gene encoding archaeosine synthase subunit alpha codes for MTDHFEVHARDGPARIGEVRLPNPLRTPGLVGDRLRDAGSEWAAARETPEGSPDALTVLPHRALPPGTPDNVRETFGGAGNAATGDSPTPEDGVAAGTDAPNAADLEFPTAVVVGPDTAADHGADAYVLSGGPSLVGHAAAFVEAVTGVRRAIPDDSALYLAGGATPANVAALVYAGVDLVDADRAYVRGTEGFYLTTDGEYFLEDLEELPCACPACRAGRGDFDRQDCAEHNVHALETALATVRTRVRDGRLRDYLEGQGRHESFPTSVLRRLDQEYAYVEERAPLFRRESMLSATEDTLRRPEIQRFADRVTSRYVPRFDDLPLLLVPCSATKPYSESQSHAQFHRAIDYRAHTVSMTSPIGVVPQELETTYPAQHYDSVVTGRWSETEYEFVAAVLRRYLDRADYPRVVAHLPDDYRPIVERALDRVEDAPPVEFTVDDHPTTDDSLAALAGALEGEDRFSKREREHHTVRALADYVFGEGAGEAFFEDLRTGSRYPKLRAMDAGIEARPGDDTDDDGAVHVATMVPNYGTLSLTLAGARRWAASDVPTKRVAIDAFVPQGSVLAPGVVDADEDIRVGDEVVVEGPKAFAVGRAQAHGRAMVDSTRGVVVQVRHSKEK; via the coding sequence ATGACCGACCACTTCGAGGTCCACGCGCGGGACGGGCCGGCCCGCATCGGCGAGGTCCGCCTCCCGAACCCGCTCCGGACGCCGGGGCTGGTGGGAGACCGGCTCCGGGACGCCGGGAGCGAGTGGGCCGCCGCCCGCGAGACGCCCGAGGGGAGCCCGGACGCGCTGACGGTGCTCCCACACCGCGCGCTACCGCCGGGGACGCCCGACAACGTCCGGGAGACGTTCGGTGGGGCCGGGAACGCCGCCACCGGCGACTCGCCGACGCCCGAGGACGGCGTGGCCGCAGGCACCGACGCCCCGAACGCCGCCGACCTCGAATTCCCGACCGCCGTGGTCGTGGGGCCCGACACGGCCGCCGACCACGGCGCCGACGCGTACGTGCTCTCGGGCGGGCCCTCGCTCGTCGGCCACGCGGCGGCGTTCGTCGAGGCCGTCACGGGCGTCCGCCGCGCGATTCCGGACGACAGCGCCCTGTATCTCGCGGGGGGCGCCACCCCGGCGAACGTCGCGGCGCTCGTCTACGCCGGTGTCGACCTCGTGGACGCCGACCGCGCGTACGTCCGCGGGACGGAGGGGTTCTACCTGACGACCGACGGGGAGTACTTCCTCGAGGACCTGGAGGAACTGCCCTGCGCGTGTCCGGCCTGCCGGGCCGGGCGCGGGGACTTCGACCGCCAGGACTGCGCCGAACACAACGTCCACGCGCTGGAGACGGCGCTGGCGACCGTCCGCACGCGGGTCCGTGACGGCCGCCTGCGCGACTACCTGGAGGGCCAGGGCCGCCACGAGTCGTTCCCGACCTCGGTGCTGCGCCGCCTCGATCAGGAGTACGCGTACGTCGAGGAGCGCGCACCCCTCTTCCGCCGGGAGTCGATGCTCTCGGCGACCGAGGACACGCTCCGGCGACCGGAGATCCAGCGCTTCGCCGACCGCGTGACGAGCCGCTACGTCCCGCGGTTCGACGACCTGCCGCTGCTGCTGGTGCCCTGCTCCGCGACGAAACCGTACAGCGAGTCCCAGAGCCACGCGCAGTTCCACCGCGCCATCGACTACCGGGCGCACACGGTGTCGATGACCTCGCCCATCGGGGTCGTCCCGCAGGAGTTAGAGACCACCTACCCAGCCCAGCACTACGACTCCGTCGTCACGGGCCGGTGGTCGGAGACGGAGTACGAGTTCGTCGCGGCGGTCCTCCGGCGCTATCTCGACCGCGCGGACTACCCCCGCGTCGTGGCCCACCTGCCCGACGATTATCGGCCCATCGTCGAGCGCGCGCTCGACCGGGTCGAGGACGCGCCGCCGGTGGAGTTCACGGTCGACGACCACCCGACGACGGACGACTCGCTGGCGGCCCTCGCGGGCGCGCTGGAGGGGGAGGACCGCTTCAGCAAGCGCGAGCGCGAGCACCACACCGTCCGCGCGCTCGCGGACTACGTCTTCGGCGAGGGCGCCGGCGAGGCGTTCTTCGAGGACCTCCGGACGGGGAGCCGCTACCCCAAACTGCGGGCGATGGACGCGGGCATCGAGGCCCGGCCGGGCGACGACACCGACGACGACGGCGCGGTCCACGTCGCCACGATGGTCCCCAACTACGGTACGCTCTCGCTCACGCTCGCGGGCGCACGGCGCTGGGCCGCCAGCGACGTGCCGACGAAGCGCGTGGCGATCGACGCGTTCGTGCCCCAGGGCAGTGTGCTCGCGCCGGGCGTCGTCGACGCCGACGAGGACATCCGCGTCGGCGACGAGGTCGTCGTGGAGGGGCCGAAGGCGTTCGCCGTCGGGCGCGCACAGGCCCACGGCCGCGCGATGGTCGACTCGACACGGGGCGTCGTCGTGCAGGTCCGGCACTCGAAGGAGAAGTAG
- a CDS encoding dehydratase: MTDLTPDDLSEGTTVVHERTFTPEDVRTFTTVSGDEGDHHVETDDEGRLLVQGLLTATLPTKVGGDLNVLASRMEYEFRRPVYTGQHVSCEVTFTEVEHGDERVSVLADFEATRTDDGTVVMAGLFEGIIRHE; this comes from the coding sequence ATGACCGACCTCACGCCCGACGACCTCTCCGAGGGAACGACCGTCGTCCACGAGCGGACGTTCACCCCCGAGGACGTCCGCACGTTCACGACCGTCTCCGGCGACGAGGGCGACCACCACGTCGAGACCGACGACGAGGGCCGCCTCCTCGTCCAGGGACTCCTGACGGCGACGCTTCCGACGAAGGTCGGCGGCGACCTGAACGTCCTGGCCTCGCGGATGGAGTACGAGTTCCGGCGGCCCGTCTACACCGGCCAGCACGTCTCGTGCGAGGTGACGTTCACGGAGGTCGAGCACGGCGACGAGCGGGTCTCGGTCCTGGCCGACTTCGAGGCGACCCGCACCGACGACGGGACGGTCGTCATGGCCGGGCTGTTCGAGGGCATCATCCGGCACGAATAA
- a CDS encoding DUF106 domain-containing protein, with translation MARTAQRVEDLIDEDPDMRDALRTVLDRAEDGRVAWGDVSDDLTSGQWGRLIERGVLEKTDGEGCEINDPGDVAAVVGGASAASVADGGTTTASATDTSTSSDVDIDDEDSSWSVYDKMAAVGALGLFAGYSLPNIRNAIASALDIGLGPLEQALPFYAVILVLALFTGLYSTILQDNLMDTSKMAKYQERLQEIQEREKEAKERDDEEALDRIQEEKMEAMGDNLGMFKEQFRPMVWIMLLTIPVFLWMYWMILEHPGELGSMVIPLVGEREWTAGVAGPIQVWIVWYFLCSMGFTQVIRKTFNIQTTPDTG, from the coding sequence ATGGCACGGACCGCACAGCGAGTTGAGGACCTCATCGACGAGGACCCGGATATGCGCGACGCGCTCCGGACGGTCCTCGACCGGGCCGAGGACGGCCGGGTGGCGTGGGGCGACGTGAGCGACGACCTCACGAGCGGGCAGTGGGGCCGGCTCATCGAGCGGGGCGTCCTCGAGAAGACCGACGGTGAGGGTTGTGAGATCAACGATCCGGGCGACGTGGCCGCCGTGGTCGGCGGCGCAAGCGCCGCCAGCGTCGCGGACGGCGGCACGACCACCGCGAGCGCGACGGACACGTCCACCTCCTCCGACGTCGACATCGACGACGAGGACTCCTCGTGGTCGGTGTACGACAAGATGGCCGCGGTCGGCGCGCTGGGCCTGTTCGCGGGCTACTCGCTCCCGAACATCCGCAACGCCATCGCGAGCGCCCTCGACATCGGGCTGGGCCCGCTGGAGCAGGCGCTCCCGTTCTACGCGGTCATCCTCGTGCTCGCGCTGTTCACGGGCCTGTACTCAACCATCCTGCAGGACAACCTGATGGACACCTCGAAGATGGCGAAGTACCAGGAGCGGCTGCAGGAGATCCAGGAGCGCGAGAAGGAGGCAAAGGAGCGCGACGACGAGGAGGCGCTCGACCGCATCCAGGAGGAGAAGATGGAGGCCATGGGCGACAACCTCGGTATGTTCAAGGAGCAGTTCCGCCCGATGGTCTGGATCATGCTGCTGACCATCCCGGTGTTCCTGTGGATGTACTGGATGATCCTCGAGCACCCCGGCGAGCTGGGGAGCATGGTCATCCCGCTGGTCGGCGAGCGCGAGTGGACCGCCGGCGTCGCCGGGCCCATCCAGGTGTGGATCGTCTGGTACTTCCTCTGCTCGATGGGGTTCACCCAGGTCATCCGGAAGACGTTCAACATCCAGACGACGCCGGACACGGGCTAG
- a CDS encoding NUDIX hydrolase: MTDDADGGDRDADADTDAGEVATEATPGATDPLAWETLDSTTDYDCPGFTVRRDAVRLPDGTETDFHSVENGASVIVLPFTEGGDVVLVEEWRQAVGRVNRGLPAGNVEGDEALADAARRELTEETGYEAAAVEFLVAHEPSNGLLDATFHYFVAHGCEPTGEQNLDDNESIRVTTASFDELRDAALGGGMRDGRSALGVLQYALRTD, from the coding sequence ATGACCGACGATGCCGACGGTGGCGACCGTGATGCCGACGCCGACACGGATGCCGGCGAGGTGGCGACCGAGGCGACGCCGGGTGCCACCGATCCGCTGGCGTGGGAGACGCTCGATTCGACCACCGACTACGACTGTCCGGGCTTCACCGTGCGACGTGACGCGGTCCGCCTCCCGGACGGGACCGAGACCGACTTCCACAGCGTCGAGAACGGTGCCTCCGTCATCGTCCTCCCGTTCACCGAGGGGGGCGACGTGGTGCTGGTCGAGGAGTGGCGCCAGGCGGTCGGTCGTGTCAACCGCGGCCTCCCCGCGGGCAACGTCGAGGGCGACGAGGCGCTCGCCGACGCGGCGCGACGGGAGCTGACCGAGGAGACCGGCTACGAGGCCGCCGCCGTCGAGTTCCTCGTCGCGCACGAGCCCTCGAACGGGCTGCTGGACGCGACCTTCCACTACTTCGTCGCGCACGGCTGCGAGCCGACGGGCGAGCAGAACCTGGACGACAACGAGTCCATCCGCGTCACGACGGCGAGTTTCGACGAGTTGCGCGACGCCGCACTCGGCGGCGGGATGCGCGACGGCCGCTCGGCGCTCGGCGTCCTGCAGTACGCGCTGCGGACCGACTAG
- a CDS encoding DUF502 domain-containing protein, with the protein MSLGSELRDGFVTGILIVAPLAVTVFVVQFVVRRLSGVLDPVVAALRLGRVVNDAIAARGLALVVLVVGVTLLGLLASYGTGRRLVNGIDRAVSLVPLVSVVYTGVRQVSNALSEGDTRFRRVVVVEYPRLDVYSMGFVTADAPAAADAAAGEETSTVIVPHSPNPTAGHLIFVPDDRLHETDLSVSQAVRLLVTTGVAESEEEFEEMREDLEGEHPSIAD; encoded by the coding sequence ATGAGTCTGGGGTCGGAGCTTCGGGACGGGTTCGTCACGGGCATCCTGATCGTCGCACCGCTCGCGGTCACCGTCTTCGTCGTGCAGTTCGTCGTCCGGCGGCTGTCGGGCGTGCTGGACCCGGTCGTGGCGGCGCTCCGGCTCGGGCGGGTGGTGAACGACGCCATCGCGGCGCGGGGCCTCGCGCTGGTCGTCCTCGTCGTGGGGGTCACCCTGCTCGGCCTGCTCGCCAGCTACGGGACCGGGCGCCGGCTGGTCAACGGCATCGACCGCGCAGTGAGCCTGGTCCCGCTGGTGAGCGTCGTCTACACCGGGGTCCGGCAGGTGAGCAACGCGCTCTCGGAGGGCGACACCCGCTTCCGGCGTGTCGTCGTCGTCGAGTACCCCCGGCTGGATGTCTACTCGATGGGGTTCGTCACCGCCGACGCGCCGGCGGCGGCCGACGCGGCCGCCGGCGAGGAGACGTCGACGGTCATCGTCCCGCACAGTCCGAACCCGACCGCCGGCCACCTCATCTTCGTGCCCGACGACCGGCTCCACGAGACGGACCTGTCGGTCTCGCAGGCCGTCCGCCTGCTCGTCACGACCGGCGTCGCCGAGAGCGAGGAGGAGTTCGAGGAGATGCGGGAGGACCTGGAGGGTGAACACCCCTCGATCGCCGACTGA
- the trmY gene encoding tRNA (pseudouridine(54)-N(1))-methyltransferase TrmY, whose protein sequence is MRDFVCLAHEVPVDGPVSLDDLPGAGRLDLLCRFVTSALLTSHGVREDAAAHLVVDDAFTVRVDGATVRNLRPDERSTAARLRDALAATDAAIGHQEAEPSPGVHVGRFDLAATLDRLDGPLVHLHEDGTPLPDQPVPEDPTFVLSDHRDFTDAEADLLAERADARVSVSPERLHADQTVTVAHNWLDTDGYRSY, encoded by the coding sequence ATGCGCGACTTCGTCTGCCTCGCCCACGAGGTGCCCGTCGACGGGCCCGTCTCGCTGGACGACCTGCCCGGCGCCGGGCGACTCGACCTCCTCTGCCGCTTCGTCACGAGCGCCCTGCTCACCTCCCACGGCGTCCGCGAGGACGCGGCCGCCCACCTCGTCGTCGACGACGCGTTCACGGTCCGGGTCGACGGCGCCACGGTCCGGAACCTCCGCCCGGACGAGCGCTCGACCGCGGCCCGCCTCCGGGATGCGCTCGCCGCGACCGACGCGGCCATCGGCCACCAGGAGGCCGAGCCCTCTCCGGGCGTCCACGTCGGCCGGTTCGACCTCGCCGCCACGCTCGACCGCCTCGACGGCCCGCTCGTCCACCTGCACGAGGACGGCACGCCGCTGCCCGACCAGCCGGTCCCCGAGGACCCGACGTTCGTGCTGTCGGACCACCGCGACTTCACCGACGCCGAGGCCGACCTGCTGGCCGAGCGCGCCGACGCCCGCGTCAGCGTGAGCCCCGAGCGCCTCCACGCCGACCAGACCGTGACCGTCGCGCACAACTGGCTCGACACCGACGGCTACCGGTCGTACTGA
- a CDS encoding STT3 domain-containing protein, with protein sequence MTDAREVRALLDDRPNLEPALESLLETDEAHETWTFDDTGLDSGTFGELVSEGVVEKVDGEYRLADPDAVERALAGEVGTEAGGAGVSLSLPSVEIDRRVAGALAGALVLVFAFRVLAFDAIFRGGRVVLSGNDPYYYLYWTEELSRQSNGILDLSALTAGSFGLLKGEPLLVAVLWVVTELAGGIEQAPLVLAWYPVVAGVLSGVFVYLFATGLTDDRRVGIASVVMLAVMPVLAYRSALGYPDHHAFDYVWLAMTAAAAVRLVRTPATRAAVTRGRTAAWAAVMGVAIAGQLLAWDAGPLLLFPFVLYVPLAGLVAVDRGDSPTLTLAPLGAGFAVAGLLIGGVHLALDWQTTVVASAPLFLLAGTAGVAAVGEAIRRVDELPVSRARALAAVEAVGVLVVFGLLSTVLSTYGDRLFGELGRIGTRQGIVEGNSLFAADTFGWLFLFGLLLFLGIPYMGWALVRATRGEERHGWLLAGVYAWFFLVLATFQMRFAGELSHFLAVFAGLGFVHVAERVDLARAPMPFREAQPVRGDGGDREPAFELPAPRDAVALLFLFLLVSGLSIAQAPVKANQITTDDRSYQTAVWIDGYAEQEGLTYPENYVFTPWGENRMYNYFVSGESESYGYAFENYQAFAASARPDVWYERLRDRVGFVVFVRSGGDEATIYNRLTGAFGSRYKEYNGSGHYRAVHITESHQVHQLVPGANVTGRLTDASDPSANATVYLQTQNDISGYTNPYVRRAFTDDDGRYHVRVAYPGEYEVILPDSNATTTVTVPESSVENGERVDAGTLDTTDASGTTSGNQSRLGRPTYQVNPS encoded by the coding sequence ATGACTGACGCGCGCGAGGTCCGGGCGCTGCTCGACGATCGCCCGAACCTCGAACCCGCGCTCGAGTCCCTCCTGGAGACCGACGAGGCCCACGAGACCTGGACGTTCGACGACACCGGGCTCGATTCGGGCACGTTCGGCGAACTCGTCTCCGAGGGCGTCGTGGAGAAGGTCGACGGCGAGTACCGGCTGGCCGACCCCGACGCGGTCGAGCGGGCGCTCGCGGGCGAGGTCGGGACGGAAGCGGGCGGCGCAGGCGTATCGCTCTCGCTGCCGTCGGTGGAGATCGACCGGCGGGTCGCCGGCGCCCTCGCCGGCGCGCTGGTGCTGGTGTTCGCCTTCCGCGTCCTCGCGTTCGACGCCATCTTCCGTGGTGGTCGGGTCGTCCTGTCGGGGAACGATCCGTACTACTACCTCTACTGGACGGAGGAGTTGAGCCGGCAGTCGAACGGCATCCTCGACCTCAGTGCCCTGACCGCGGGCTCGTTCGGATTGCTGAAGGGCGAGCCGCTGCTCGTGGCCGTCCTGTGGGTGGTCACGGAACTCGCCGGCGGCATCGAGCAGGCGCCGCTCGTCCTCGCGTGGTACCCCGTGGTCGCGGGGGTCCTGTCCGGCGTGTTCGTCTACCTGTTCGCGACGGGCCTGACCGACGACCGGCGGGTCGGTATCGCGTCGGTGGTCATGCTCGCGGTGATGCCGGTTCTGGCGTACCGCTCCGCGCTCGGCTATCCCGACCACCACGCGTTCGACTACGTCTGGCTGGCGATGACCGCCGCCGCGGCGGTCCGGCTGGTCCGGACGCCCGCGACGCGGGCGGCGGTGACGCGCGGCCGGACCGCGGCCTGGGCGGCCGTGATGGGCGTCGCCATCGCCGGGCAGCTGCTGGCGTGGGATGCCGGCCCGCTCCTCCTGTTCCCGTTCGTCCTGTACGTTCCGCTGGCGGGACTGGTGGCGGTGGACCGCGGCGACTCCCCGACCCTGACGCTCGCCCCGCTGGGGGCGGGGTTCGCCGTCGCGGGACTCCTGATCGGGGGCGTCCACCTGGCCCTCGACTGGCAGACCACCGTGGTCGCGTCCGCACCGTTGTTCCTGCTGGCGGGGACTGCCGGCGTGGCGGCCGTCGGCGAGGCGATCCGTCGAGTGGACGAGCTGCCCGTCTCGCGGGCACGGGCGCTGGCTGCGGTCGAAGCGGTCGGCGTCCTCGTCGTATTCGGGCTGCTCTCGACGGTCCTCTCGACGTACGGTGACCGCCTGTTCGGGGAGCTCGGCCGCATCGGAACCCGCCAGGGCATCGTGGAGGGGAACTCGCTGTTCGCCGCGGACACGTTCGGCTGGCTGTTCCTGTTCGGCCTGTTGCTGTTCCTCGGCATCCCGTACATGGGGTGGGCGCTCGTCCGGGCGACCAGGGGCGAGGAGCGCCACGGCTGGCTGCTCGCCGGCGTGTACGCCTGGTTCTTCCTCGTCCTCGCGACGTTCCAGATGCGGTTCGCCGGTGAGCTGTCGCACTTCCTCGCGGTCTTCGCGGGACTCGGGTTCGTCCACGTCGCCGAACGGGTCGACCTGGCGCGCGCGCCGATGCCGTTCCGGGAGGCCCAGCCCGTCCGCGGGGACGGCGGCGACCGGGAGCCGGCGTTCGAACTCCCCGCGCCCCGGGACGCGGTCGCACTGCTGTTCCTCTTCCTCCTGGTGAGCGGGCTGAGTATCGCCCAGGCGCCGGTGAAGGCGAACCAGATCACGACCGACGACCGGTCGTACCAGACCGCGGTCTGGATCGACGGCTACGCCGAACAGGAGGGGCTCACGTATCCGGAGAACTACGTCTTCACCCCCTGGGGGGAGAACCGGATGTACAACTACTTCGTGAGCGGGGAGTCCGAATCGTACGGCTACGCGTTCGAGAACTACCAGGCGTTCGCTGCCTCCGCACGCCCGGACGTCTGGTACGAGCGCCTCCGCGACAGGGTCGGGTTCGTCGTGTTCGTCCGGTCGGGTGGCGACGAGGCGACCATCTACAACCGCCTCACCGGGGCGTTCGGGAGCCGCTACAAGGAGTACAACGGCAGCGGCCACTACCGGGCCGTCCACATCACCGAGAGCCACCAGGTCCACCAGCTCGTTCCAGGGGCGAACGTGACCGGGCGGCTCACGGACGCGAGCGACCCCAGTGCGAACGCGACGGTGTACCTGCAGACACAGAACGACATCAGCGGCTACACCAACCCGTACGTCCGGCGCGCGTTCACCGATGACGACGGGCGCTATCACGTCCGCGTGGCCTACCCCGGCGAGTACGAGGTCATCCTCCCGGACAGCAACGCCACGACGACCGTCACCGTCCCCGAGTCGTCCGTGGAGAACGGCGAGCGCGTCGACGCCGGCACCCTCGACACCACCGACGCGTCGGGCACGACGAGCGGGAACCAGTCACGCCTCGGCCGCCCGACCTACCAGGTCAACCCCTCGTAG
- the aglM gene encoding UDP-glucose 6-dehydrogenase AglM codes for MDVSVVGSGYVGTTLAACLADLGHDVTAIDIDEAIVEQLNAGESPIHEPGLDPLLTAYAGNSLRASTTHDSVPDSDVVFLTIQTPAREDGSIDIGPLRAAAEDVGEALADGPGDGDADGYTLVVVKSTVIPGMTEEELIPVLEDASGKTEGEDFGVAVNPEFQSQGSAVDDFMSPDKIVLGTDGDERVLDLFAELYEPLVAQWEAPVVETGRREAAMVKYANNVFLAAKISLINELGNICKEYGVDSYDVADAIGMDERIGAKFLRSGVGWGGSCFPKDTAAIMAAARQADYDPDLLESVVGVNEKQPRRMLGLLDEHVDVAGKQVAVLGLAFKPGTDDIRGSRAKPIIEELAERGADVVAYDPLANDAMAAEYPDVEYVESAAAALEGAHGALVVTDWDEFAALDDEFDAMAERVVVDGRRVVSRREGLTYEGLTW; via the coding sequence CTGGACGTCTCGGTCGTCGGGAGTGGCTACGTGGGAACCACGCTCGCGGCCTGTCTCGCGGACCTGGGTCACGACGTGACCGCCATCGACATCGACGAGGCCATCGTCGAGCAGTTGAACGCCGGGGAGTCGCCCATCCACGAGCCGGGGCTGGACCCGCTGCTGACGGCGTACGCGGGGAACTCGCTTCGCGCGAGCACCACGCACGACAGCGTGCCCGACTCGGACGTGGTCTTCCTGACCATCCAGACGCCCGCCCGCGAGGACGGGAGCATCGATATCGGGCCGCTGCGGGCGGCCGCCGAGGACGTGGGCGAGGCGCTCGCGGACGGGCCCGGCGACGGGGATGCAGACGGGTACACGCTCGTCGTCGTGAAATCGACCGTCATCCCCGGGATGACCGAGGAGGAGCTGATTCCGGTGCTGGAGGACGCCTCCGGGAAGACCGAGGGCGAGGACTTCGGCGTCGCCGTGAACCCGGAGTTCCAGTCGCAGGGCTCGGCCGTGGACGACTTCATGAGCCCCGACAAGATCGTCCTCGGAACCGACGGCGACGAGCGGGTGCTGGACCTGTTCGCCGAGCTGTACGAGCCGCTCGTCGCGCAGTGGGAGGCGCCGGTCGTCGAGACGGGCCGGCGCGAGGCCGCGATGGTCAAGTACGCCAACAACGTCTTCCTCGCGGCGAAGATCTCGCTCATCAACGAACTCGGGAACATCTGCAAGGAGTACGGCGTCGACTCCTACGACGTGGCCGACGCCATCGGCATGGACGAGCGCATCGGCGCGAAGTTCCTCCGGAGCGGCGTCGGGTGGGGCGGAAGCTGCTTCCCCAAAGATACCGCCGCCATCATGGCCGCCGCCCGGCAGGCCGACTACGACCCCGACCTGCTGGAGTCGGTCGTCGGCGTGAACGAGAAGCAGCCCCGGCGGATGCTCGGCCTGCTCGACGAGCACGTCGACGTCGCCGGGAAACAGGTCGCGGTGCTGGGGCTGGCGTTCAAGCCCGGCACCGACGACATCCGCGGCTCGCGGGCGAAACCGATCATCGAGGAGCTGGCCGAGCGCGGCGCTGACGTGGTGGCGTACGACCCGCTCGCGAACGATGCGATGGCCGCCGAGTACCCCGACGTGGAGTACGTCGAGAGCGCGGCCGCCGCGCTGGAGGGGGCCCACGGCGCGCTCGTCGTGACCGACTGGGACGAGTTCGCGGCGCTGGACGACGAGTTCGACGCGATGGCCGAGCGCGTGGTCGTCGACGGCCGGCGCGTCGTCTCGCGGCGCGAGGGGCTGACCTACGAGGGGTTGACCTGGTAG
- a CDS encoding ubiquitin-like small modifier protein 1: MEWRLFANLAETAGTKRVAVEAEPGDTFRDAFEQLLDAHPELEDEILDEDGDIRDHIRVLRNDSNPFVVDDGYDTVLEEGDDLALFPPVSGG; encoded by the coding sequence ATGGAGTGGAGACTGTTCGCCAACCTCGCCGAGACCGCGGGCACGAAACGCGTCGCGGTCGAGGCGGAGCCGGGCGACACCTTCCGGGACGCGTTCGAGCAGTTGCTGGACGCCCACCCCGAACTCGAGGACGAGATCCTCGACGAGGACGGCGACATCCGGGACCACATCCGGGTGCTCCGCAACGACAGCAACCCGTTCGTCGTCGACGACGGCTACGACACGGTGCTGGAGGAGGGCGACGACCTGGCGCTGTTCCCGCCGGTGAGCGGCGGATAG